The following proteins are co-located in the Bacteroidetes Order II. bacterium genome:
- a CDS encoding amidohydrolase has translation MSSILFVNGPILTMDPKMPEAEAVWVENDRIRAVGTFKELTYLAPDAEHYSLNGQCLLPGFVEAHIHVWKVGNLQTHTLDLRGTTSILDLQEQLRAFAAERPEAAWIQARGFNEAAMLERRMPTREDLDAVVPDRPVLVQRTCAHILVLNSLALAYADITAETSPPIGGEIHLGPDGYPNGILTETAQGLGFGAAPAFTEADYVTMISAATETLLAHGFTTATDPGVMPDLLTVYRKMEAEKRLRMRFNVMPIRLPDGGKTALPLPERSSSDFLTINTVKFFADGGLSGKTSAVSRPYRGTANEFGVLRLPPDFFYELAHEPHEKGWKIATHAIGDVAIEGILSTYERLYRETPSPARHRIEHLGLPNSDHLKRVSAAGIAVAPQPMFLRELGGNFRQYLDDAFLAQCYPIRSMLEAGITVAFSSDAPVVKRIHPLENLHAAYFRRDLTGGVITPEESVSVMEGLYACTMGGAIANSMEDQIGSLTPGKFADFVILETSPLAVDPERLPEVKIKETWVGGKRVFAA, from the coding sequence ATGTCATCTATTCTTTTTGTTAATGGCCCCATTCTGACCATGGATCCGAAGATGCCCGAAGCAGAAGCGGTTTGGGTAGAGAATGACCGCATACGAGCGGTTGGTACGTTTAAAGAGTTGACCTACCTTGCACCTGATGCCGAACACTACTCCTTGAATGGTCAATGCCTTCTTCCCGGATTTGTGGAGGCGCACATCCATGTCTGGAAAGTGGGAAATCTCCAAACCCATACACTCGATTTGCGTGGCACCACCAGTATCCTCGATCTACAAGAGCAACTCCGGGCATTTGCAGCGGAGCGTCCAGAGGCGGCCTGGATTCAGGCCCGTGGGTTTAATGAAGCAGCCATGTTAGAGCGTAGAATGCCTACGCGCGAAGATTTGGATGCCGTTGTACCAGATCGCCCCGTTTTGGTTCAACGAACGTGTGCCCATATCTTGGTTTTGAACAGTTTAGCGCTTGCATATGCCGACATCACCGCAGAGACGTCTCCACCCATTGGTGGTGAAATTCATTTGGGGCCAGATGGCTACCCCAATGGGATCCTTACAGAAACGGCGCAAGGTTTGGGGTTTGGTGCGGCTCCAGCCTTTACCGAAGCCGACTACGTTACCATGATCTCGGCGGCAACCGAAACACTCCTCGCACATGGCTTCACTACCGCCACAGATCCTGGGGTAATGCCGGATCTCTTGACGGTTTACCGAAAGATGGAGGCAGAAAAACGCCTTAGAATGCGTTTTAATGTGATGCCTATTCGGTTGCCAGATGGTGGGAAGACCGCATTGCCCCTGCCCGAACGCTCTTCCTCCGATTTTTTGACCATCAATACAGTCAAGTTCTTTGCCGATGGCGGCCTTAGTGGAAAGACCTCGGCGGTAAGCCGTCCGTATCGTGGGACTGCAAACGAGTTCGGCGTTTTGCGTTTACCACCAGACTTTTTTTATGAATTGGCGCATGAACCCCACGAGAAAGGGTGGAAAATTGCCACACATGCCATTGGCGATGTTGCGATAGAAGGTATTTTGTCCACCTACGAGCGCTTATATCGGGAGACGCCCTCGCCTGCCCGACACCGTATAGAACATTTGGGGTTGCCGAATTCGGATCATCTGAAACGGGTGTCGGCTGCTGGCATTGCGGTAGCACCACAGCCGATGTTTTTGCGGGAATTGGGTGGAAACTTCCGACAATATTTAGATGATGCCTTTTTGGCACAGTGCTACCCCATACGATCTATGCTGGAGGCTGGCATAACGGTGGCATTTTCTTCGGATGCACCTGTCGTAAAGCGAATTCATCCATTGGAAAACCTACATGCGGCCTACTTCCGGCGCGACCTCACGGGTGGCGTCATCACACCCGAAGAATCGGTCTCGGTGATGGAAGGTTTGTACGCATGCACGATGGGTGGAGCGATTGCCAACAGTATGGAAGACCAGATCGGATCGCTTACGCCGGGCAAATTCGCAGATTTTGTAATTTTAGAGACCTCGCCGCTTGCAGTTGATCCGGAACGACTTCCGGAAGTTAAGATTAAAGAGACGTGGGTGGGCGGAAAACGGGTATTTGCCGCCTAA
- a CDS encoding Lrp/AsnC family transcriptional regulator: MAVIQLDELDFAILRALQKDGRMSFTDLAKELNASVGTIRNRYHRLAEEKTLTVFGRVNPEHIGLNVYAHVQIAVRPASRIDEVAAEIAAITEVSFLAMISGDYELEVNVMCRNNQHLIEIMNRVHKIDGIFSTKTTMYLRVYKIAQPDLHLVRPLETRNWSEN; encoded by the coding sequence ATGGCAGTGATACAATTAGACGAACTGGACTTTGCCATCCTTCGCGCCCTTCAAAAAGATGGACGAATGTCTTTCACTGATTTGGCAAAAGAGCTTAATGCCTCGGTAGGGACTATTCGTAACCGCTATCATCGTCTAGCAGAGGAAAAAACCCTCACGGTATTTGGACGTGTAAACCCAGAACATATCGGCTTAAATGTGTATGCACATGTGCAAATTGCCGTTCGTCCCGCCTCGCGAATAGACGAAGTGGCTGCCGAAATTGCTGCCATTACCGAAGTCTCGTTCCTTGCCATGATATCGGGAGATTATGAGTTGGAGGTTAATGTGATGTGCCGCAACAACCAGCACCTCATCGAAATCATGAACCGCGTCCACAAAATTGACGGGATTTTCAGTACAAAAACCACTATGTATTTGCGGGTTTATAAAATAGCCCAGCCAGACCTACATTTAGTACGCCCATTGGAGACCAGAAATTGGTCTGAGAACTAA
- the mce gene encoding methylmalonyl-CoA epimerase — MKLEHIGIAVQDVKTVEALYNTILGIVRYKTETVEREGVRTHFLAAGNVKLELLEALHESSPVAKYLASKGQGLHHLAFEVDDADEAMRRLVDAGFKPLAEAPKAGADGKRIFFLHPKQTQGVLVELCQSTPVFFDYTDYETTGGTVRMCERGAVSNPVLLLLPNLDTPSTDWAGLVLTLEQQFRVLVFDPQALTVGKIENTLRQLQLADAYVVADSETSVLALEVARNQPKAIQKMVLYNFPLSKVGTAFLGQIQHPILLACDDTHPEAPHLFSIKNLVPSVEIAVLPASKTCSSNSTTSHSTLSVLSDSGFIKWWCNS; from the coding sequence ATGAAACTCGAGCATATTGGGATAGCGGTGCAAGACGTAAAAACCGTTGAAGCCCTCTATAACACGATTTTGGGGATTGTCCGCTACAAAACCGAAACCGTAGAACGCGAAGGGGTCCGTACCCATTTTCTGGCTGCCGGAAACGTTAAACTTGAATTATTGGAAGCCCTACACGAGTCTTCTCCTGTTGCCAAGTACCTTGCTTCGAAAGGGCAGGGCTTACATCATTTGGCATTTGAGGTGGACGATGCCGACGAAGCCATGCGTCGGTTGGTGGATGCTGGCTTCAAGCCGCTTGCCGAAGCGCCCAAAGCAGGAGCAGACGGAAAGCGCATTTTTTTTCTACATCCCAAACAAACACAGGGCGTTTTGGTGGAATTGTGCCAATCCACACCCGTATTCTTTGATTATACGGATTACGAAACAACTGGCGGAACCGTCCGAATGTGTGAACGCGGTGCTGTTTCCAATCCTGTACTATTGCTTCTCCCCAACTTAGATACGCCGTCCACGGATTGGGCGGGGCTTGTATTAACGCTGGAGCAACAATTTCGGGTGTTGGTCTTCGACCCGCAAGCGCTAACGGTTGGAAAGATAGAAAACACCCTCCGACAACTCCAGTTGGCAGATGCTTATGTGGTTGCAGACTCCGAAACCAGTGTTTTGGCGCTGGAGGTGGCCCGAAACCAGCCCAAAGCCATCCAGAAAATGGTGCTCTACAATTTTCCACTATCCAAAGTCGGTACGGCATTTTTAGGCCAGATCCAGCATCCGATTTTGTTGGCCTGCGACGATACGCACCCAGAAGCCCCCCACCTTTTTTCGATAAAAAACCTTGTTCCATCGGTCGAAATCGCTGTATTGCCTGCTTCAAAGACCTGTTCGTCGAATTCAACCACATCCCATTCAACCCTCTCGGTATTATCCGATTCAGGTTTCATAAAGTGGTGGTGCAATTCGTGA
- the glpK gene encoding glycerol kinase GlpK produces the protein MSRFILALDQGTTSSRAILFDRSGQIHGVAQREFKQFFPQPGWVEHNPMDIWESQKRVMEAVTSGIAPEEIAAIGITNQRETTLLWDRKTGKPLGPAIVWQDRRTAFICDELRDYGLLSLFREKTGLLLDPYFSGTKLRWMLDTWPDIRPRAEAGELAFGTVDTWLLWNLTDGKVHATDATNASRTLLYNLHTGQWDDELLDLLKIPHALLPEIRTNGEVFGHTGLLGGFTPIAGIAGDQQAALFGQACHRKGMAKNTYGTGCFMLMNTGETPVVSENNLITTVAWEMNGCRTYALEGSVFIAGAVVQWLRDGLGIIQTSGEVEQLAAEVSDTEGVYLVPAFAGLGAPYWDPYARGTITGLTRGTKAAHLARAALESMAHQTCDLLEAMQADAGFALEELRVDGGATANNLLLQIQADLLQKPVIRPIVTETTALGAAFLAGLTVRFWRNTDEIAELWATDRRFIPIASPQKVAESRVGWAKAIGRSQNWTN, from the coding sequence ATGTCGCGATTTATCCTCGCCTTAGACCAAGGAACCACCAGTAGCCGTGCCATTCTTTTTGACCGCAGCGGCCAAATTCACGGCGTAGCCCAACGCGAATTTAAACAGTTTTTCCCGCAGCCGGGCTGGGTGGAACACAATCCGATGGATATTTGGGAATCGCAAAAACGGGTGATGGAGGCCGTTACCTCCGGTATTGCCCCCGAAGAAATTGCGGCCATAGGCATTACCAACCAACGGGAAACCACTTTGCTATGGGACCGCAAAACCGGAAAACCCCTCGGTCCTGCCATTGTTTGGCAAGACCGTCGTACAGCATTCATCTGCGATGAATTACGGGACTACGGCCTCTTGTCGCTCTTTCGAGAAAAAACGGGCTTGTTGCTGGATCCCTATTTCTCCGGAACCAAGCTCCGCTGGATGTTGGATACGTGGCCAGACATAAGACCACGCGCCGAGGCGGGCGAATTAGCCTTCGGAACAGTGGATACATGGTTGCTTTGGAACCTTACAGATGGGAAAGTTCATGCGACCGATGCCACCAATGCGAGCCGAACGTTGCTCTATAATTTACATACGGGTCAATGGGACGATGAATTACTGGATCTATTGAAAATTCCGCACGCCCTCTTGCCTGAAATTCGCACCAATGGCGAGGTTTTTGGGCATACGGGTCTTTTGGGTGGCTTCACACCCATTGCGGGAATTGCCGGAGACCAGCAAGCCGCCCTCTTCGGACAAGCCTGCCACCGAAAAGGCATGGCTAAAAATACCTATGGAACGGGCTGTTTTATGTTAATGAATACAGGAGAAACCCCTGTTGTTTCCGAAAACAACCTAATTACAACAGTAGCTTGGGAAATGAATGGCTGCCGGACTTATGCCCTCGAAGGGAGCGTATTTATTGCCGGAGCCGTTGTACAATGGCTTCGTGACGGACTCGGTATCATCCAAACTTCGGGCGAGGTGGAACAATTGGCCGCCGAAGTGTCCGATACCGAGGGCGTGTACCTGGTTCCGGCCTTTGCGGGCTTGGGTGCGCCCTATTGGGACCCCTATGCACGCGGAACCATTACCGGACTTACACGCGGAACCAAAGCCGCTCATTTGGCACGGGCGGCACTCGAAAGCATGGCACACCAAACCTGCGACCTACTGGAGGCCATGCAAGCCGATGCCGGATTTGCACTCGAAGAATTGCGTGTGGATGGCGGTGCGACCGCCAATAACTTGCTTTTGCAGATTCAGGCAGACTTACTCCAAAAGCCCGTCATTCGTCCCATTGTCACCGAGACCACGGCCCTCGGAGCTGCTTTCTTGGCGGGTCTTACGGTTCGATTCTGGCGCAATACCGACGAAATTGCCGAACTATGGGCCACCGATAGACGGTTTATTCCCATTGCGTCGCCACAAAAAGTGGCTGAGAGCCGTGTAGGTTGGGCCAAGGCCATCGGACGGTCGCAAAACTGGACAAATTAA
- a CDS encoding right-handed parallel beta-helix repeat-containing protein — MKRFVFLLWLCLPFATFGQNTLQQGQVISRSVSFSGGVYDFSGAKNLDSPVLTITGENLTIDFGGAILRGSPNVNRPDSFGGLGILIKNGKNIHLKNLAIRGYKVALMAENVEGLVLEDLSLSYNYRPKLKSQRTRENIDDWLSFHQNEKDEWLNYGMALYLKDCQKPTIRRVEAQNGFNGLMLMRVNDGLIYNNNFSFNSGLGIGMYRSSRNRILHNRLDWNVRGYSHGFYQRGQDSAGILIYEQSNENIFAYNSATHSGDGFFLWAGQSTMDTGQGGCNDNLLYRNDFSHAPTNGIEVTFSRSIILQNRIHECDHGIWGGYSFESLVQGNDFADNRIAIAIEHGQFNNILNNSFQRDQTAIRLWQREKEPEDWIYAQKRDTRNRHYHMTSNRFTGHKTVLEVERGQHLRFYNNKVTASERFVSVKNATSADILVYGNGLSEVAQWGTGLEDWQSENKISIADFSADLGLKGLRLPNPLSDGMDAMLPANHPRGRKFILMTAYGPYNFGYPHIRLDSLSGDVYRFSVLGKAGQWRVQSIRGLKNLSAQTGRFPAEITAERASGNEVAITLAYTGPAFETAFGEVVSANQIHLFETRWIEPAWRWDVHFFAYDEASHPLKHPEAFRQILDRKPIRSIQTRDLGYNWWRSPENDAAIPPDRFATRAETTFDAKGSFNLQITSDDGVRVWLDDKLILERWDIHVPTTDVVPVILKGKHKLRVEHFEGGGFACLDVQLVER, encoded by the coding sequence ATGAAACGCTTTGTTTTTCTACTTTGGTTATGCCTTCCCTTTGCGACCTTTGGACAAAATACCTTACAACAAGGTCAGGTCATTAGCCGCTCCGTTTCTTTTTCCGGTGGGGTTTATGATTTTTCCGGGGCAAAAAACCTCGACTCGCCCGTACTCACCATTACCGGAGAGAACCTCACCATAGACTTTGGCGGGGCCATACTGAGGGGAAGCCCCAACGTAAACCGTCCGGATTCATTTGGAGGATTGGGGATTCTGATTAAGAATGGCAAAAATATCCACCTAAAAAACCTCGCCATCCGTGGCTATAAAGTGGCCCTCATGGCAGAGAATGTGGAAGGGCTGGTACTGGAAGACCTGAGCCTGAGCTATAATTATCGGCCCAAACTCAAAAGCCAGCGTACCCGCGAAAACATAGATGATTGGTTGTCTTTTCACCAAAACGAAAAGGATGAATGGCTGAACTATGGCATGGCGCTTTACCTAAAAGACTGCCAAAAACCCACCATCCGACGGGTGGAGGCCCAAAATGGCTTTAATGGCCTGATGCTGATGCGGGTGAACGATGGTTTAATCTATAACAATAACTTTTCCTTCAATTCTGGTTTGGGGATTGGGATGTATCGTAGCAGTCGGAACCGCATCCTACACAACCGCTTAGACTGGAATGTGCGGGGATATAGTCACGGGTTTTATCAACGTGGCCAAGACTCGGCAGGGATTCTCATTTATGAACAATCCAACGAAAATATTTTTGCCTACAACTCGGCCACACACTCCGGCGATGGGTTTTTCCTCTGGGCCGGACAAAGCACCATGGATACCGGACAAGGCGGATGTAACGACAACTTGCTATATCGGAACGACTTTTCTCATGCGCCCACCAATGGCATAGAAGTGACCTTTAGCCGGAGCATCATCCTCCAAAATCGCATCCACGAGTGCGATCACGGCATTTGGGGAGGATACAGTTTTGAAAGCCTCGTCCAAGGAAATGATTTTGCGGATAACCGCATTGCCATTGCGATTGAACACGGGCAATTCAATAATATTCTAAACAATTCCTTTCAAAGAGATCAAACCGCAATCCGGCTATGGCAAAGAGAAAAAGAGCCAGAAGATTGGATTTATGCCCAAAAACGCGACACTAGAAACCGCCACTACCACATGACAAGCAATCGTTTTACTGGACACAAAACCGTATTGGAGGTGGAGCGTGGACAACATTTGCGGTTCTACAACAATAAGGTAACGGCATCCGAGCGCTTCGTTTCTGTGAAAAACGCAACTTCTGCAGACATTCTGGTTTATGGGAATGGCTTAAGCGAGGTGGCCCAATGGGGTACAGGTTTAGAAGACTGGCAATCCGAAAATAAAATCAGTATCGCGGATTTTTCCGCTGATTTGGGTCTAAAAGGACTGCGCTTGCCCAATCCCCTATCCGACGGTATGGATGCCATGCTCCCTGCCAATCATCCAAGAGGCAGAAAATTTATCCTGATGACGGCCTATGGCCCGTATAATTTTGGGTATCCACATATCCGCTTAGACTCGCTTTCAGGGGATGTGTATCGGTTCTCTGTCTTGGGGAAAGCGGGACAATGGCGGGTACAATCCATCAGAGGACTCAAGAATTTATCGGCACAAACAGGTCGTTTTCCGGCTGAAATCACGGCTGAGCGGGCATCTGGTAACGAAGTAGCCATCACACTGGCTTATACTGGGCCAGCGTTCGAGACGGCTTTTGGAGAAGTTGTTTCAGCCAACCAAATCCATTTGTTTGAAACGCGCTGGATCGAGCCGGCGTGGCGTTGGGACGTACATTTCTTTGCCTACGATGAGGCTTCCCATCCGCTTAAACATCCCGAAGCTTTCCGGCAAATTTTGGATAGAAAACCCATTCGGAGCATCCAAACCCGCGACTTAGGCTACAATTGGTGGCGTTCTCCCGAAAATGATGCGGCCATTCCACCCGATCGCTTTGCAACCCGTGCAGAAACCACTTTCGATGCAAAAGGGTCGTTTAATTTGCAAATTACCTCGGATGATGGTGTGCGGGTTTGGCTGGACGATAAGCTAATTCTGGAACGCTGGGACATCCATGTGCCTACCACCGATGTTGTGCCAGTCATTTTGAAGGGTAAACACAAGCTACGTGTGGAGCATTTTGAAGGCGGTGGGTTTGCTTGCCTCGATGTTCAGTTGGTGGAGCGGTGA
- a CDS encoding FMN-binding negative transcriptional regulator yields MYLPACFEENHIEDLHRVITEFPLWALVLHGPNGLDVNHLPFESRFHTGEQWALTGAYCPCKSYYSGDKR; encoded by the coding sequence ATGTACTTACCTGCATGTTTTGAAGAAAACCATATAGAAGACCTTCATCGGGTCATAACCGAGTTTCCACTTTGGGCACTGGTACTCCATGGGCCAAATGGCTTAGACGTCAATCATCTCCCATTTGAGTCGAGGTTCCATACGGGTGAACAATGGGCACTTACTGGCGCATATTGCCCGTGCAAATCCTATTATTCAGGGGACAAAAGGTGA
- a CDS encoding YifB family Mg chelatase-like AAA ATPase, translated as MLSHVWSSAVQGISAFPIEIETNIANGLPRYTVVGLPDGAVRESRDRIWAALKNAGLETPHGAITINLAPADVRKEGAAYDLPIALGLLAAHDAQIPQAQLDTCCILGELALDGALRPVKGVLPIALQARKEGRTNLLLPAENAAEASVVEGIRVFPVQHIRQAFQHLTGREEIPVFERDLGALFEEAQVYAVDMSDVRGQENVKRALEVAAAGGHNALMVGPPGAGKTMLAQRIPTILPPLTSDEALETTKIHSVGGKLRAKHGLIATRPFRAPHHTISDAGLCGGGSNPLPGEISLAHNGLLFLDELPEFNRQALEVLRQPLEDGHITISRARYTVDYPARFMLIASMNPCPCGHLNNPKRECTCSPHQVQRYLAKISGPLMDRIDLHIEVSPVPFDELHSRTVSESSAAIRERVEAARAIQQERFRGEMGVYCNAQMGARLVRKHAELDTTGTQLIKMAIQRLGLSARGYDRVLKVARTLADLSASPRIQAEHVAEAIQYRSLDRSRWQG; from the coding sequence ATGCTTTCCCACGTTTGGAGCAGTGCCGTACAGGGCATCTCTGCCTTTCCCATTGAGATTGAGACCAATATTGCCAACGGACTTCCTCGATACACGGTTGTCGGGCTACCAGACGGAGCCGTCCGTGAAAGCCGCGACCGCATCTGGGCTGCTTTAAAAAATGCAGGACTCGAAACACCGCATGGCGCTATTACCATCAATTTAGCACCAGCAGACGTCCGAAAAGAAGGTGCGGCCTATGATCTCCCCATTGCTTTGGGTCTGCTTGCAGCACACGATGCCCAAATTCCACAAGCGCAATTAGACACCTGTTGCATTTTGGGCGAATTGGCACTGGATGGTGCGCTCCGGCCTGTAAAAGGCGTTCTGCCTATTGCCCTTCAAGCCCGTAAGGAAGGCCGGACGAATCTGCTATTACCGGCTGAAAATGCCGCAGAAGCGTCTGTGGTAGAGGGGATCAGGGTTTTTCCGGTTCAACACATCCGTCAGGCATTTCAACACCTCACTGGACGGGAGGAAATTCCGGTTTTTGAACGAGATTTGGGCGCACTTTTCGAGGAAGCCCAAGTCTATGCGGTAGATATGTCCGACGTTCGAGGACAGGAAAATGTAAAACGTGCCCTCGAAGTAGCGGCTGCCGGAGGACATAATGCGCTGATGGTTGGCCCTCCGGGGGCAGGAAAAACCATGCTTGCCCAACGCATCCCAACCATTTTACCGCCCCTGACCTCCGATGAAGCGCTGGAAACCACCAAAATTCACTCTGTAGGCGGGAAACTCCGCGCCAAGCACGGATTAATTGCCACCCGACCCTTCCGCGCACCCCATCATACCATCTCCGATGCTGGGCTTTGTGGCGGGGGCTCCAATCCTTTGCCCGGTGAGATTTCGCTGGCCCACAATGGTCTTCTGTTTTTGGACGAACTTCCAGAATTTAACCGACAAGCGCTAGAGGTCTTGCGGCAACCACTGGAAGACGGACACATTACAATCAGCCGGGCACGCTATACCGTAGATTATCCCGCACGGTTTATGCTCATTGCCAGTATGAATCCTTGTCCGTGTGGCCACCTGAACAACCCTAAACGGGAGTGTACTTGCTCGCCGCATCAAGTACAACGTTATCTCGCCAAGATTTCTGGCCCCCTGATGGACCGTATAGACCTGCATATTGAAGTGTCTCCGGTTCCGTTCGACGAGTTGCATAGCCGCACCGTCTCCGAAAGTAGCGCCGCCATTCGGGAAAGGGTGGAAGCTGCGCGTGCAATCCAACAAGAACGATTTCGGGGAGAGATGGGGGTTTATTGCAATGCCCAAATGGGCGCTCGCCTTGTCCGCAAACACGCCGAGTTAGACACCACAGGAACGCAACTTATTAAAATGGCCATTCAGCGACTGGGACTTTCCGCACGAGGCTATGATCGGGTGCTGAAAGTGGCCCGTACCCTCGCCGATCTCTCTGCAAGCCCGCGTATTCAGGCAGAACACGTGGCTGAGGCCATCCAATACCGATCCTTAGACCGTAGTCGTTGGCAAGGTTAA
- a CDS encoding phosphatidylserine/phosphatidylglycerophosphate/cardiolipin synthase family protein: MQKTLVGLILGLICTMPGMGQGSPNCPAESLVRRDDSALYQIVAGPHHIRLVDEGALAMQLRLDMIERAQCFILLEYIIYYTDEAGRMVAQALIAKKRKDPHVRIRLLLDSPPPVWVMLDDYHVSELIKNGIEVRHYNPGWNLRNITHRNHRKLFMTEQEAITGGRNIGNHYFDMSDAFNFDDRELWIRGPGLRALAEVFEMYWQSNRVKIPRWPLPPNPHTLSREPLIPDSTDETGLFWPPTDAGMTDKSRFLALQAVYAEKKKYAHHFITPNERDRYLRSRVLEIAIAQNAQEPVFVVDTLSFISDHPDFHHPNANVTGLAAYPFMRTARDSVWLENGYFIPQKAEKRMIREWMRRGVKVRLLTNSRASTNEFAPNTFTQWRAKELGRDGMGVWLYYGNIPTNQLPDSTFSQHAVWTTHAKTILVDNRDTWIGTMNFDPRSIRRLNAEMAIIVHNNPIFAQHVSRHLYERLAQSRPMNMNGADARERLRSAKQWFKVLFLHFGVAVAESQF, encoded by the coding sequence ATGCAGAAAACCCTTGTAGGACTGATTTTGGGGCTGATTTGTACCATGCCCGGCATGGGCCAGGGTTCCCCCAATTGCCCTGCCGAATCCCTTGTTCGCAGAGACGACTCGGCTTTATACCAGATTGTGGCGGGGCCGCACCACATCCGGTTGGTGGATGAAGGGGCATTGGCCATGCAACTACGCTTAGACATGATCGAACGAGCGCAGTGTTTTATTTTGCTGGAATACATTATTTATTATACCGATGAGGCTGGGCGAATGGTGGCACAAGCCTTAATTGCGAAAAAGCGAAAAGACCCCCATGTGCGCATCCGTTTGTTGTTAGATTCCCCGCCGCCAGTATGGGTTATGCTGGATGATTACCACGTCTCTGAGCTGATCAAAAATGGGATAGAAGTCCGGCATTATAATCCAGGCTGGAACCTCCGGAACATCACCCATCGGAATCATCGTAAATTGTTTATGACCGAGCAAGAAGCGATTACGGGCGGGCGCAATATCGGGAACCACTATTTTGATATGAGCGATGCGTTTAATTTTGACGACCGCGAACTATGGATCAGAGGCCCCGGCTTACGTGCGCTGGCCGAAGTTTTCGAGATGTATTGGCAGAGTAATCGGGTCAAAATACCCAGATGGCCACTTCCTCCTAATCCACATACGCTGAGTCGCGAACCATTGATTCCGGACTCAACCGACGAAACCGGGCTTTTCTGGCCCCCTACGGATGCTGGAATGACCGACAAGAGCCGTTTTCTGGCGTTGCAGGCAGTGTATGCCGAGAAGAAAAAGTATGCACATCACTTCATTACACCCAATGAGCGCGATCGGTATTTGCGTAGCCGTGTTCTCGAAATTGCTATCGCACAAAATGCACAAGAACCTGTTTTTGTTGTAGATACACTTTCCTTTATTTCTGACCATCCAGACTTTCATCATCCGAATGCCAATGTCACGGGCTTGGCGGCATATCCTTTTATGCGTACCGCACGCGATAGTGTTTGGCTGGAAAATGGGTACTTCATTCCGCAAAAAGCAGAAAAACGCATGATCCGAGAATGGATGAGGCGCGGGGTGAAAGTCCGGTTATTGACCAATAGCCGGGCTTCTACCAACGAGTTTGCCCCCAACACCTTTACCCAGTGGCGGGCCAAAGAGTTGGGTCGTGATGGAATGGGTGTATGGCTCTATTATGGTAATATCCCGACGAACCAATTGCCGGACTCCACATTTTCGCAACATGCCGTTTGGACCACCCATGCCAAAACCATTTTGGTAGATAACCGCGATACCTGGATTGGGACGATGAATTTCGACCCGCGTTCAATCCGTCGTTTAAATGCCGAAATGGCGATTATTGTCCATAATAATCCCATTTTTGCACAACATGTAAGCAGGCATCTCTACGAACGCTTGGCCCAATCCCGACCGATGAATATGAATGGTGCCGATGCCCGCGAGCGGCTTAGGTCTGCAAAACAATGGTTTAAAGTATTGTTTTTACATTTCGGGGTAGCCGTTGCCGAGAGCCAGTTTTGA